Proteins encoded in a region of the Hypomesus transpacificus isolate Combined female chromosome 17, fHypTra1, whole genome shotgun sequence genome:
- the rhot1a gene encoding mitochondrial Rho GTPase 1-A isoform X1, with protein MRKDVRILLVGEPKVGKTSLIMSLVSEEFPDEVPLRAEEITIPADVTPERVPTHIVDYSEAEQSDEQLYQEISKANVICIVYSVNNKKSIEKVTSHWIPLINDRTDKDSRVPLILVGNKSDLVEHSSMETILPIMNQYSDIETCVECSAKNLKNISELFYYAQKAVLHPTGPLYCPEEKEMKPSCIKALTRIFKVSDLDNDGILNDNELNFFQRTCFNTPLAPQALEDVKNVVRKNMTDGVKDNGLTLKGFLFLHTLFIQRGRHETTWTVLRRFGYDDDLELTQEYLFPLMKIPPDCTTELNHNAYLFLQSVFDKHDKDRDCALSPDEVKDLFKIFPYMPWGPDVNNTVSTNEQGWITYQGYLSQWTLTTYLDVQRCLEYMGYLGYSIICEQESQAAAITVTRNKRIDLQKKQTQRSVFRCNILGGRGSGKSAFLQAFLGRNLQKQRKVREDHKSLYAISTTYVYGQEKYLLLHEVMPDFDFLSETDLACDVVCLVYDVNNPRSFEYCAKVYKQYFMDSKTPCMMIAAKSDLHEARQHHILTPLEFCRKHKLHPPQPFTCNTAEAPGRDIYTKLTTMAMYPHMAQVDLKSSTFWLRASVGATVCAVLGFAMYRALLKQR; from the exons CTAAAGTGGGGAAGACGTCCCTGATCATGTCATTGGTCAGTGAGGAGTTCCCTGATGAG GTTCCCCTTCGAGCCGAGGAGATCACAATCCCTGCGGACGTCACCCCGGAGAGAGTCCCCACACACATAGTGGACTACTCAG AAGCAGAGCAGTCTGACGAACAGCTGTATCAGGAAATCTCTAAG GCAAACGTTATCTGCATAGTGTATTCTGTCAACAACAAGAAGTCCATCGAGAAG GTGACAAGCCATTGGATTCCCCTGATAAATGACAGGACGGACAAGGATAGCAG GGTTCCTCTGATCCTGGTGGGGAACAAGTCGGACCTGGTGGAGCACAGCAGTATGGAGACCATTCTGCCCATCATGAACCAGTACTCCGACATAGAGACCTGCGTAGAG TGTTCTGCTAAAAACCTGAAGAACATTTCTGAGCTCTTCTATTACGCCCAGAAGGCCGTGCTCCACCCTACTGGACCCCTGTACTgcccagaggagaaggag ATGAAGCCGTCTTGCATCAAGGCTCTCACTCGCATCTTCAAAGTGTCGGACCTCGACAACGACGGCATCCTCAACGACAACGAACTCAACTTCTTCCAG AGGACGTGCTTCAACACACCGCTGGCGCCCCAGGCCTTGGAGGACGTGAAGAACGTGGTGAGGAAGAACATGACGGACGGCGTGAAGGACAACGGGCTCACCCTCAAAG GgttcctgttcctgcacacgCTCTTTATCCAGAGGGGCCGCCACGAGACCACCTGGACGGTGCTGCGGAGGTTCGGCTACGACGACGACCTGGAGCTCACCCAGGAGTACCTCTTCCCCCT AATGAAAATCCCTCCGGACTGCACCACAGAGCTAAACCACAATGCATACCTTTTCCTCCAGAGTGTCTTCGACAAGCATGATAAA GACAGAGACTGTGCCCTGTCTCCAGACGAGGTGAAAGACTTGTTTAAGATCTTCCCCTACATGCCCTGGGGCCCTGACGTCAACAACACAGTTAGTACCAACGAGCAGGGCTGGATTACCTACCAGGGATACCTCTCCCAGTGGAC GCTAACGACCTACCTGGACGTACAGAGGTGTCTGGAGTACATGGGCTACCTGGGCTACTCCATCATCTGCGAACAGGAGTCTCAGGCTGCAGCCATCACAG TGACTCGTAACAAGCGCATCGACCTGCAGAAGAAGCAGACCCAGCGCAGCGTGTTCCGCTGCAACATCCTGGGAGGCCGGGGCAGCGGGAAAAGTGCCTTCCTGCAGGCCTTCCTGGGCCGGAACCTGCAG AAACAGAGGAAGGTCCGCGAGGACCACAAGTCACTCTACGCCATCAGCACCACCTACGTCTACGGCCAGGAGAAGTACCTGCTG CTCCACGAGGTCATGCCCGATTTTGACTTCCTCTCCGAGACAGACCTGGCGTGTGACGTCGTGTGCTTGGTGTACGACGTCAACAACCCCCGCTCGTTCGAGTACTGCGCCAAAGTCTACAAG CAATACTTCATGGACAGCAAGACGCCGTGCATGATGATCGCGGCCAAGTCGGACCTGCACGAGGCCCGCCAGCATCACATCCTGACGCCGCTGGAGTTCTGCCGCAAGCACAAGctccacccccctcagccctTCACCTGCAACACGGCGGAGGCACCCGGCAGAGACATATACACCAAACTCACCACCATGGCCATGTAccc